In Kitasatospora fiedleri, a single window of DNA contains:
- a CDS encoding NAD(P)H-binding protein has translation MSIVVAGANGRLGRLTVAELLRTVPAREITAVVRTPGKAADLAGRGVTVVPGDYNDPASFDGLLRAGDKVLLISGNEFHRDIVAQHQVVIDAAARADVALLAYTSLLGTISGPVSVNHRRTEAALRARDLPHTLLRNGLYHEMATDALAPALRTGTIVRAAGQGRVASASRADYAAAAAAVLTGTGHEGAGYELGGDTAWSFAELAEEISRQSGTSVVYQPVTAGHYEKLLTDTGLPQPIAHAVAALDLNVADGECATRTGDLSRLTGRPTTPLAHAIATALHP, from the coding sequence ATGAGCATCGTCGTCGCCGGCGCCAACGGCCGGCTCGGCCGCCTGACCGTCGCCGAACTCCTGCGCACCGTACCCGCCCGCGAGATCACCGCCGTGGTCCGCACCCCCGGCAAGGCGGCCGACCTCGCCGGGCGGGGCGTCACTGTCGTACCCGGCGACTACAACGACCCCGCCTCCTTCGACGGTCTCCTCCGGGCCGGTGACAAGGTACTGCTGATCTCCGGCAACGAGTTCCACCGCGACATCGTCGCCCAGCACCAGGTCGTCATCGACGCCGCCGCCCGGGCCGACGTCGCCCTGCTCGCCTACACCAGCCTGCTGGGCACCATCAGCGGCCCCGTCTCCGTCAACCACCGCAGGACCGAGGCCGCACTGCGCGCCCGCGACCTGCCCCACACCCTGCTGCGCAATGGCCTCTACCACGAGATGGCCACCGACGCCCTGGCCCCCGCCCTGCGCACCGGCACGATCGTCCGCGCCGCCGGACAGGGCCGCGTCGCCTCCGCCTCGCGCGCCGACTACGCCGCCGCGGCCGCCGCCGTCCTGACCGGCACCGGCCACGAGGGCGCCGGCTACGAACTCGGCGGCGACACCGCGTGGAGCTTCGCCGAACTCGCCGAAGAAATCTCCCGGCAGTCCGGCACCAGCGTCGTCTACCAGCCGGTGACCGCCGGCCACTACGAGAAACTCCTCACCGACACGGGCCTGCCCCAGCCGATCGCCCACGCCGTCGCCGCCCTCGACCTGAACGTCGCCGACGGCGAATGCGCCACCCGCACCGGCGACCTCTCCCGGCTCACCGGCCGCCCCACCACCCCCCTCGCCCACGCCATCGCCACCGCCCTGCACCCCTGA